The Aethina tumida isolate Nest 87 chromosome 6, icAetTumi1.1, whole genome shotgun sequence genome has a segment encoding these proteins:
- the LOC109602988 gene encoding phosphoglycerate kinase 2, which produces MNTANLRSIDELDLNNKRVLIRVDYNCPFDNEGTITDYFRIEESLKTINYCIAQNAKSVIIMSHRGRPGGKVVEMLSMEKVAKVLGKFLQKDVTFLPDPVPSPTTIEYCQNPPQGSIIVLENLRFDLGEQGTGKDVLGNPTAATPEHIRHFRESLAKLGDVYVNDAFGTIHRAHSSMLGEGFDVRAAGFLMKSELTHLSAVLNDSQNSRPLVCILGGNKCNEKIPLMNHMCEVADEILIAGGQAYNFLKLVYGVPVGDTPIRPELEETVKAIVEKAQKNNVKLVIPEDFYITDFFVNGQIKLADIESGIEPGWIAGDIGPKTIETFKKSIAKAKVILWNGPVGTVKFPQFNDGTKVILDEIIKATKNGCITVAGGGRTGSVLTKWNAEGKLSHVSTGGGAFLKILEGHTFPAIDALLIKD; this is translated from the exons ATGAATACTGCCAACCTAAGATCCATTGACGAGTTGGACTTGAACAATAAACGCGTGTTAATCAG GGTGGATTACAATTGCCCCTTTGACAATGAGGGTACGATAACCGATTACTTCCGCATTGAAGAGTcgctaaaaacaataaactattGCATAGCCCAAAATGCAAAGAGCGTAATAATAATGTCGCACCGGGGAAGACCCGGCGGCAAAGTAGTCGAAATGCTGTCGATGGAAAAAGTGGCGAAGGTCCTCGGAAAGTTCCTGCAGAAAGACGTGACGTTCCTTCCCGACCCGGTACCGAGCCCCACCACCATCGAGTACTGCCAGAACCCACCGCAGGGGTCGATCATCGTGTTGGAGAACCTGCGTTTCGACCTCGGCGAACAGGGAACGGGCAAAGACGTGTTGGGGAACCCCACAGCCGCGACGCCCGAACACATCCGCCACTTCAGGGAAAGTCTAGCCAAGCTGGGCGACGTCTACGTGAACGACGCGTTCGGTACGATCCACCGGGCGCACAGTTCGATGCTGGGCGAGGGCTTCGACGTGAGGGCTGCCGGATTCCTGATGAAATCCGAACTGACGCATCTGTCCGCCGTACTCAACGATTCGCAAAA TTCCCGGCCTTTGGTGTGCATTTTGGGCGGCAACAAGTGCAACGAGAAAATCCCCCTGATGAACCACATGTGCGAGGTGGCGGACGAAATCTTAATCGCAGGGGGACAAGCCTATAATTTCCTGAAGCTTGTTTACGGAGTACCAGTTGGTGATACTCCAATACGTCCGGAATTGGAGGAAACAGTGAAGGCTATCGTGGAGAAAGCTCAGAAAAACAACGTTAAATTGGTGATACCCGAAGACTTCTACATCACCGACTTTTTTGTAAACGGACAGATAAAATTGGCTGATATTGAATCCGGAATTGAACCGGGTTGGATTGCGGGCGATATCGGTCCAAAAACTATCGAAACTTTCAAAAAATCCATAGCCAAAGCCAAAGTTATTTTATGGAATgg TCCTGTTGGAACGGTGAAGTTCCCCCAGTTCAATGATGGAACAAAAGTAATACTGGATGAGATAATAAAAGCGACCAAAAATGGTTGCATAACAGTAGCTGGTGGTGGAAGAACAGGAAGCGTCTTAACGAAATGGAATGCAGAAGGAAAACTGTCGCATGTTTCAACAGGTGGTGGAGCGTTTTTGAAAATCCTAGAAGGCCACACTTTCCCCGCAATCGACGCATTacttattaaagattaa
- the LOC109602977 gene encoding TBC1 domain family member whacked has translation MASSIHADDTISQLSENSTIIDGSVISTVPDRHGFLGGTQYSPEPRHSGPPPETVLRRERKWLKMLSKWTFYMTTNYKKVKERCRKGIPMSVRPRAWLYLCGGKLLMDKNPNVYQDRLRETGDPKCLDEIKKDIHRQFPMHEMFNSEDKPGQKELFNILKAYASYNDKVGYCQAQAPVAAFLLMHMPSEQAFWCLVSISDKYLKDYYSPDMEVVQRDGMILQGLLKKVCPAVYKHLKKVNAEPMFYCTEWFLCAFTRTLPWDTLLRLWDVFLCEGVKVLFKTALVILIGCLGSSSSRKQCPGLCETLARLRNPPEDVLAEENLIYAVNRLELTERDFEFEHLKQTKRLKQEKLNGSEER, from the exons ATGGCATCGTCGATACATGCCGACGACACTATTTCGCAATTGTCCGAAAATAGCACg ATCATCGATGGCAGCGTCATATCAACTGTGCCCGACCGGCACGGCTTCCTCGGCGGCACCCAATACTCCCCGGAGCCCCGTCACAGCGGGCCGCCGCCCGAAACGGTGCTGCGTCGCGAACGCAAGTGGCTCAAGATGTTGTCGAAGTGGACGTTCTACATGACGACCAACTACAAGAAGGTGAAGGAGCGGTGCCGCAAGGGCATACCGATGTCGGTGCGGCCGCGTGCCTGGCTCTACCTGTGCGGCGGCAAACTGCTGATGGACAAGAACCCCAACGTGTACCAGGACCGTTTACGAGAAACGGGCGACCCGAAATGTCTGGACGAGATCAAGAAGGACATTCACAGGCAGTTTCCGATGCACGAGATGTTCAATTCGGAAGATAAGCCCGG gcaGAAGgagctttttaatatattaaaggcGTACGCGTCGTACAACGACAAAGTGGGCTATTGCCAGGCACAAGCTCCTGTGGCAGCTTTCCTCCTAATGCACATGCCTTCAGAACAGGCCTTCTGGTGCTTAGTTTCCATATCCGATAAGTATTTGAAAGACTATTACTCCCCCGACATGGAAGTAGTGCAGCGGGACGGAATGATTCTTCAAG GCTTGTTGAAGAAAGTATGTCCGGCCGTCTATAAGCACTTAAAAAAAGTGAACGCCGAGCCCATGTTCTACTGCACGGAGTGGTTCCTGTGCGCGTTCACCCGCACTCTGCCCTGGGACACGCTGCTACGATTGTGGGACGTGTTTCTGTGCGAGGGGGTGAAGGTATTGTTTAAGACGGCTCTCGTCATCCTCATCGGGTGTCTGGGGTCGTCGAGCAGCAGGAAACAGTGTCCGGGACTGTGCGAGACTCTGGCCCGGCTACGTAACCCGCCCGAAGATGTTTTGGCCGAAGAGAATCTTATTTACGCTGTCAACAG GCTGGAACTGACTGAAAGAGACTTCGAATTCGAGCACCTGAAGCAGACGAAGCGGCTGAAGCAGGAGAAGTTAAACGGCAGCGAGGAACGGTGA